AAACACATCATAGTGAACTGGGATGGTGAATTCGGTTCGATCCGGACCACACGATCAGGGGCACAAGGTGTTTTGATACCTTAGTGCTTGCTGCCGGGCAGGCTAGGCGCCTTGGTTGCAAACTGCTCGTCCTGCGGCTTGGCAGGCAACTCCTTGTAGGTCTTGGCATAATCGATGACTTCGCCGAGTAGCCGCAGGCCGAGCGGCACAAGCGCGCGCTCCCACAGTTCGCGTGCGGTCTCGCCCTTCTTGACGAACACCCAGTCCTGAGCCGCGATCGCGCCGGCGTCCATGCGGTCGGCGAGGTGATAGATGCTGCCGCCGGCAATCGGATCGCCTTCCTTGATGGTCCATTCCACGGCGGCAATACCGCGGTGCCGGGGCAGCAGCGACGGGTGGTAACCGATGCCGCCGAGCCTCGCTTCCGCCAGTGCCTCCTTGCTGACGCGAGCGTGACTATGGGCCGTCACGATCAGGTCGGTACCGGGTGCGATCTCGGACGCGGTCACCAGCTTGGGATGGGCCTGTACGACGACGTCGATGCCGGCCGCCCTGGCTGCGGCCGCCAGCCGGTCCTCACCGTCATGGACGACAACCCTGACGATCGTGACGCCGTGTTCGCGCAGCATGTTCAGGGTCGTCACGCCGAAATGGCGGGAGCCGACAAGGGTAATGCGCATGGGATCAATTCCGTGGGTTCACTCGGACCGCTATGCCGATAGCACAGCATGGCTGCCCTTTTCGCTTTCCTGCCGGTTATCAACAGGGCGGACGGGGAGCAATGTCAGGCCGGACGCTGGCGGCTCGCCAAGACCTTGTCGATGCGCCGGCCGTCGAGGTCGATGACCTCGAACTCCCAGCCCTGCGCGGCGACCCTGGCGCCGACCTCGGGGATCGCTCCGAATGCATGCAGCAGGAAACCTGCAGCCGTCTGGTAGGGCCGCGGCGAGGGCAGCGCGATGCCGAGCAGCTCGGCGAATTCGAGCGCGGGCATCCAGCCCGAAATCAGGTAGGAGCCGTCGCCGCGCCTGACAAAGGCCGGTTCGGCCGGGCCCTCCTCGGTGTGGAAGGCGCCGACGATGGCCTCGAGAATATCGAAGCTGGTGACGACACCCTGGAAGGTGCCGTACTCGTCATGCACGAGGCCGATATGCACGGCGGAGTCGCGCAGGATCGCGACCACGTCGCGCGCGTCGACGGTCTCCGGGATGATCGGAGCATCGCGCGTCAGCGCGCGGATGTCGGGCGAGCGGCCGTCGAGATAGACGTCGAGCACCTCCTTGGCCTGCACGATGCCGAGCGCATGGTCGCGATTGCCGTCGAACACCACACAGCGCGAGTGCGTGCTCTGCTGCAGGGCCGCCAGGATGTCGGATGCGGGGTCGGACAGGTCGACCAAGCTGACCTCGTGGCGCGGCGTCATCACGGCGCCGACCGGAAGATCGCCGAGCCGCATGACGCCTGCGATCATCTCCTTCTCGCCGGGCTCCAGCACGCCGGCGTTCTCGGCCTCCACCACCAGCGTCTTGATCTCGTCCTCGCTGACCCGGTCCTGCGGGTCCTCGCGATGGCCGAGAACCCACAGCAGTGCTTTGCCGGAGCGGTCGAGCAGCCAAACCAGCGGCAGCGACAGTTTCGCCATCAGCGTCATCGCCGGGGCGACCTTCACCGCGATCACCTCGGGATCGCGCAGCGCGATCTGCTTCGGCACCAGCTCACCGACGATCAGCGAGGCGTAGGTGATCACACCGACGACGAGGCCGACGCCGACCGCGTCAGCGATGCGCGGCGATAGTCCGATGTCGAGCAGCCATTGCGTCAGGCGCTGGCCGAGCGTCGCGCCCGAGAATGCACCCGACAGCACGCCGATCAGCGTGATGCCGATCTGCACGGTGGAGAGGAATTTTCCGGGATCGGAGGCCAGTGCGAGCGCGAGGCGCGATCCACCGATTCCCTTCTCGACCAACGCCGCAAGCCGCGCCGGGCGTGAGGAGACGATGGCGAGTTCCGACATCGACAGAAGGCCGTTGACGACGATCAACACCGTCACGACCGCAAGTTCCAGATAGAGCACGAGAGTCCCTGAGAATAGGCGGCGTAGGCCGCGGCACCACCGCGGAATATAGGCATGCTGGTGCGGTTCTGCTGTGCCTTGCGCGGCTGCCGCGAACAAGCCGTCAGCGCGTATGACCCGCATGCGCGGGAGGTCGCGGCATTTTGGCGCGCCTCGCGCCGATCGGTCGCCAGCGCGCGCCAAGCGCCCCGGTGACGAAAGCCCGCGAGGCTAGCTCCAGGCCAAGAGCCGTAGCGCCGGCATCGCGAACGTCTTGGCAGGCGCGGCCGGCGGCTCCGGCGGCCGCTCGGATGCGGCCTGCAGGTGCATGCGCAAATCGGCGCCGCATTGCTTCATCTGGTTGCGCAATTCGCGGCGGGAGAAAGCGGTAAGCGAGGGGTCCCCGAGCTGCATCCAGGCACTGCGCAGCCATTCCTGCAGGGCGCGAATATTCTGATCCAAGGCTTCGGGCTGGGTCATGCCGCCAAACCTCAAGGAGTGATCAGGTGTGAAGTAACGCTGATTCGCGTCGTTTCACCTAGCGAGATTGTTGTGCGGCATGTTTGCGACGTGCGGATGCGGCAGGCGGATGATGCGGGCGTCCGCGCGGCGTCAGCCGACCTTGTCGGGCTGGGAGCGCACGAGATCCAGCGCCACCGGGAGCGCGAGGCAGAGCGCAGCGCTGCAGCGCCGAGGCGTCAATGTGCAATCCGGGAGACTACCGGCCACGCCGAATCGCGGTCGCCACCTGCCGGTGGCAACCGCGACTTCAATCCGCCTTGCGACGCGTCGGAGGTCTAGTTTGCACTTGGCTCCGACAGGAACGACTGCCGTGACTGCGCGCGGCAGGAAACCGAGCCAGGGCCTTGCGACAATCCTTCAAAGCGCCAAAGCGTAATCGGCGCCGTGACTCCGCAATGTTCGCAGCGCAAAGGCGCGCCGCCGACCAAATATCGACCACGTCGGAACGCCTCGGACGAGGCAGGCTCCTTGCAATGCGGGCAAGCCAAGGACAGCTTGCTCGTCTTCCACCAATGAATCAGTTGAAACACCGCACCCCTCAGCGTTTCAGATAGCCAACACTATAACAAACTAGCAACGTTTGGGCTCTCGTGGAAGTCGCGAGAGGTTGCATTTCGGTTCCATTTCGTGTGGCGCAACACCATCTGGCGGAGAGCAAGTGTGCACGCGTCGGGATAGTTAGCGAATCGCTAAACATCGACCTTGCACAGGACCGGCCCGCCACACCATTCCTTCAAGGATGGACGCTAGCGATGCGGCCATGGACCGGGACGAAGACATCGATGACGGTGTTGTGGCGGCGCTTCGCAGCAGCTACGGACGGCAGGCTTGGTGGATTGTCAGGCTCAATCGCGTGCTCGAGCCGTCTCGTGCCGCCGAGCCGACGCGGCCCGATGTGCCGCCGCGGAGAGCCGTTCTGCCACGGCAACCAACGCCGCCGCGCCCCAACTAGCGCCACCATAATACCAGATTCCCCTGTATCGGCCGTCCGATCGGACTGCTATGCATGCGCTATCCGCGGAGCGAAGCTCCGCATTGTTTGACGATGCAGCCGCACGGCGGCGCGAGCGACAAGGACGAATGCAATGATTGAGACGGTTGGCATCATCGGGGCCGGAACCATGGGCAATGGCATTGCCCAGGTGTGCGCAGCGGCGGGGCTCGGCGTCACGATGGTCGACATCTCCGACGCTGCCGTGCAACGCGGCCTCAAGATGGTGGGCTCGAGCCTCGATCGCTTGGTCAGCAAGGAGAAGATGACTGCGGCGGATCGCGATGCCACGCTCGCGCGCATCACCGCAACCACCGACAAGGCGAAGCTCGCCGCCTGCGATCTCGTCATCGAGGCTGCGACCGAGAACGAGGGCCTGAAGATCAAGATACTGAAGGATCTCT
The DNA window shown above is from Bradyrhizobium sp. ISRA464 and carries:
- a CDS encoding formyltransferase family protein translates to MRITLVGSRHFGVTTLNMLREHGVTIVRVVVHDGEDRLAAAARAAGIDVVVQAHPKLVTASEIAPGTDLIVTAHSHARVSKEALAEARLGGIGYHPSLLPRHRGIAAVEWTIKEGDPIAGGSIYHLADRMDAGAIAAQDWVFVKKGETARELWERALVPLGLRLLGEVIDYAKTYKELPAKPQDEQFATKAPSLPGSKH
- a CDS encoding hemolysin family protein, translating into MLYLELAVVTVLIVVNGLLSMSELAIVSSRPARLAALVEKGIGGSRLALALASDPGKFLSTVQIGITLIGVLSGAFSGATLGQRLTQWLLDIGLSPRIADAVGVGLVVGVITYASLIVGELVPKQIALRDPEVIAVKVAPAMTLMAKLSLPLVWLLDRSGKALLWVLGHREDPQDRVSEDEIKTLVVEAENAGVLEPGEKEMIAGVMRLGDLPVGAVMTPRHEVSLVDLSDPASDILAALQQSTHSRCVVFDGNRDHALGIVQAKEVLDVYLDGRSPDIRALTRDAPIIPETVDARDVVAILRDSAVHIGLVHDEYGTFQGVVTSFDILEAIVGAFHTEEGPAEPAFVRRGDGSYLISGWMPALEFAELLGIALPSPRPYQTAAGFLLHAFGAIPEVGARVAAQGWEFEVIDLDGRRIDKVLASRQRPA